One genomic window of Vibrio parahaemolyticus includes the following:
- a CDS encoding histidine phosphatase family protein, translated as MTRRIFVLRHGETEFNADKKLQGHCNSSLTSKGSDQARRVGTTLKQYVENRPFRVYSSTLGRALQTSQIVCEELNYSYENLNKEPRLKEFSLGEWEQRTIPSLEQEIPNLLAQNDWYLQAPNCETYESVRERLSCWLSDVTHDEDIVVVSHGLTGIVLRGLLLGMDYTQVWQQDLPQDAFFIIEDGRITRVNCVDTVEVV; from the coding sequence ATGACGAGAAGAATATTCGTATTGCGCCATGGTGAAACAGAGTTTAACGCAGACAAAAAGTTACAAGGTCACTGTAACTCTTCACTGACATCGAAAGGTAGCGACCAAGCAAGACGCGTTGGCACGACGCTCAAACAGTATGTTGAAAACCGTCCTTTCCGTGTCTACTCAAGTACGCTTGGGAGAGCACTTCAAACATCGCAAATCGTATGTGAAGAGCTTAACTACTCGTATGAAAACCTCAACAAAGAGCCTAGGCTAAAAGAGTTTTCTCTTGGTGAGTGGGAGCAAAGAACGATTCCCAGCTTAGAGCAAGAAATTCCCAACTTATTGGCTCAAAATGACTGGTATCTTCAAGCGCCAAACTGTGAAACTTATGAGTCGGTAAGGGAGCGTTTGTCCTGCTGGCTGAGTGATGTAACGCATGACGAAGACATTGTCGTGGTGAGCCATGGGCTAACAGGCATCGTGCTAAGAGGATTGCTGTTGGGTATGGATTACACTCAAGTTTGGCAGCAAGATTTACCTCAAGATGCCTTTTTCATTATCGAAGACGGTCGAATCACTCGTGTCAACTGTGTGGATACTGTTGAGGTAGTCTAA
- a CDS encoding LysR family transcriptional regulator, translating to MTFNFEQLLAFVTVYEELSFSKAAVKLNKHRTTTGQVISNLEDQLAITLFDRVGRSVEPTEDGHLLYHYAKKTVEQARIFENIALSLSFGGLERVVIAYSSFMPPSALFMIRKQLAKDFPTMRVELLVRDRAEIKRGIVDGSIHFGLVNVHESSAMHSMDSVFLGHVEFVPYVQAGGRLAKLDQNSVVDAMVTERQFILKSLVDEGLKEKFIFSANNEQVDQLSVVINMVREGLGWSWLPKALTKPQFKAEGIEPVSIDLMLEGMKLPLSMWCPHAKYLKDIKASIMHAVHEHVESYNP from the coding sequence ATGACGTTTAACTTTGAGCAGCTGTTGGCATTTGTCACTGTGTATGAAGAATTATCATTTAGTAAAGCAGCCGTTAAGCTCAATAAGCACCGAACGACAACGGGGCAAGTCATCAGCAATCTTGAAGATCAGTTGGCTATCACTTTATTTGACCGAGTAGGCCGTTCTGTTGAGCCTACCGAAGATGGTCACTTGCTTTATCACTACGCCAAGAAAACAGTCGAACAGGCGAGGATATTTGAAAACATCGCACTGAGCCTTTCTTTCGGAGGTTTGGAGCGCGTGGTGATTGCCTATTCGAGCTTTATGCCGCCTTCTGCTTTGTTCATGATTCGCAAACAACTAGCGAAAGATTTTCCGACCATGCGCGTTGAGTTATTAGTGCGTGATCGCGCTGAAATCAAGCGCGGTATTGTTGATGGCTCAATCCACTTTGGATTAGTTAATGTGCACGAAAGTAGCGCGATGCACAGCATGGACTCGGTTTTTTTAGGCCACGTCGAGTTCGTTCCTTATGTTCAAGCTGGTGGACGGTTAGCGAAATTAGATCAGAACTCAGTTGTTGACGCGATGGTGACCGAGAGACAGTTCATTCTAAAATCGCTAGTTGATGAAGGCTTAAAAGAGAAATTCATATTTTCAGCCAATAATGAGCAAGTCGATCAGCTCTCTGTTGTCATCAATATGGTGCGAGAGGGGTTAGGGTGGTCGTGGCTACCCAAGGCATTAACCAAGCCTCAGTTTAAAGCAGAAGGTATCGAGCCTGTGAGTATCGACCTAATGCTAGAAGGGATGAAGCTGCCGCTTTCAATGTGGTGCCCACACGCGAAATATTTAAAGGATATTAAAGCGTCGATAATGCACGCAGTACATGAACATGTTGAGTCGTACAACCCGTGA
- a CDS encoding HlyD family secretion protein: MIKRYLITLILLCTAGTVLYTHYQTYTNNPWTRDGQVSAYVISITPRVTGQVTQVYVADNSKVKKGDLLFEIDPSTYVASYHKALANQKQATALLAKAQNEEQRARKLEKRTHGAVPALTLSNLHNAVQTAQANVELAKANIEEAQLNLDFTKVYAPTDGYITNLNVRVGSQVVANSPVVALIDENSFWIEGYFKETDLAGIAPNDRATVTLLMHDDVALEGKIKSIGFGIAKKDGITGNDLLPTVNPNFQWIRLAQRIPVKVTLNEMPKDLQLRVGMTASIKIIKH; encoded by the coding sequence GTGATTAAACGTTATCTCATTACTCTTATTTTGTTGTGTACCGCGGGTACCGTGCTTTACACCCACTACCAAACATACACAAACAATCCATGGACGCGAGACGGACAAGTGAGTGCTTATGTTATCTCCATTACGCCTCGAGTCACTGGGCAGGTTACGCAGGTGTATGTTGCTGATAACTCAAAAGTAAAAAAGGGAGATTTGCTGTTTGAGATTGATCCAAGCACATACGTTGCGTCTTACCACAAAGCACTGGCAAACCAGAAACAAGCGACTGCATTGCTAGCAAAGGCACAAAATGAAGAACAGCGAGCACGAAAATTAGAGAAACGTACGCACGGTGCAGTGCCTGCGTTAACTCTTAGCAATTTACATAATGCCGTACAAACAGCGCAGGCAAATGTTGAACTAGCGAAAGCAAACATTGAAGAAGCGCAGCTTAACTTGGACTTCACCAAAGTTTACGCGCCGACCGATGGTTACATCACCAATCTAAACGTTCGAGTGGGCTCTCAAGTGGTCGCTAACTCCCCTGTTGTCGCCCTTATTGATGAAAATAGCTTCTGGATTGAAGGTTACTTTAAAGAAACAGACCTCGCGGGCATTGCCCCTAACGACCGCGCAACCGTGACATTACTCATGCATGATGACGTCGCGTTAGAAGGCAAAATCAAAAGCATTGGTTTTGGCATTGCGAAAAAAGATGGCATAACAGGCAATGACCTTCTGCCAACAGTGAACCCTAACTTTCAATGGATTCGCTTAGCTCAACGTATCCCAGTCAAAGTGACATTAAATGAAATGCCAAAAGATCTGCAGCTTCGCGTAGGCATGACGGCATCGATAAAAATCATCAAACACTAA
- the maiA gene encoding maleylacetoacetate isomerase: MGDDIILYGYWRSSAAYRVRICLNLKQLAYDSVSVHLVRNGGEQHNEQYHDLNASELVPVLVDGDLRLNQSLAIIQYLEENYPDVSVIPEQMPLRYQALAMAQDIAMEIHPLNNLRVLQYLEGTLGCEQAQKEEWIHHWIKQGFAALEEKLAKYREEHGNCKYSVTDSPCIVDICLVPQVYNAQRFGVDMSPYPVINAIVDACNQLPTFIDAMPDNQPDANT; encoded by the coding sequence ATGGGCGATGACATCATTCTTTATGGATATTGGCGATCTTCGGCGGCATATCGAGTGCGTATATGCTTGAATTTAAAGCAACTGGCGTATGATTCAGTGTCTGTTCACTTAGTTCGCAATGGCGGTGAACAGCACAATGAGCAATACCACGATCTTAACGCCTCAGAGCTGGTACCTGTGCTGGTGGATGGCGACTTACGCTTAAACCAGTCACTCGCGATCATTCAATATCTTGAAGAAAACTACCCAGATGTGTCGGTCATTCCTGAACAAATGCCATTACGTTATCAAGCGTTGGCGATGGCGCAGGACATCGCCATGGAAATTCATCCTTTAAACAATCTGCGTGTCTTGCAGTATCTGGAAGGAACACTAGGTTGTGAACAAGCGCAGAAAGAGGAGTGGATTCATCACTGGATCAAACAAGGCTTTGCTGCGTTAGAAGAGAAACTGGCCAAATATCGAGAAGAGCATGGAAACTGTAAATACAGTGTGACTGACTCACCATGCATCGTTGATATTTGCCTTGTGCCTCAAGTCTACAACGCGCAACGTTTTGGAGTTGATATGTCGCCTTATCCGGTTATCAACGCAATTGTAGATGCTTGCAACCAACTGCCAACTTTCATTGATGCCATGCCAGACAATCAACCAGATGCTAACACTTAA
- a CDS encoding DUF2726 domain-containing protein → MTNIFIIVVLLVVFFFIIQKYVIKHDDTRDYPYRAKGPLLRGQEGAFFNALRAAVGEHAVVFAKVNMSTLVAPKDIKNKKQFFVANNRIARSYFDYVICDPRTLEPRVIIEFDNGQQLNKGKVERQKLLMHVCKSANLPLIGTSVKHSYQVGRLRRLLAAHIDLIEPEKEVRFCKKCGSPMIIKTASQGEFKGRRFFTCSRQPNCTYTENYNVVFESDD, encoded by the coding sequence ATGACCAACATCTTTATCATTGTTGTTCTTCTGGTTGTATTCTTCTTTATTATTCAAAAGTACGTGATTAAGCACGACGACACGCGTGACTATCCATATCGTGCGAAAGGTCCGTTACTAAGAGGGCAAGAAGGTGCTTTTTTCAATGCGCTAAGAGCCGCAGTTGGAGAGCATGCTGTCGTGTTTGCCAAGGTGAACATGTCTACTTTGGTTGCTCCGAAAGACATCAAGAATAAAAAGCAGTTTTTCGTGGCCAATAATCGCATCGCGCGCAGTTATTTCGACTACGTAATTTGTGACCCAAGAACGTTAGAACCGCGCGTAATTATCGAGTTTGATAACGGGCAGCAATTGAATAAAGGTAAGGTGGAGCGTCAGAAGTTGCTGATGCACGTATGTAAATCTGCCAACTTGCCTCTGATCGGGACTTCAGTAAAACACAGTTATCAAGTGGGACGTTTACGTCGTTTGTTGGCGGCGCATATTGATTTGATCGAGCCTGAGAAAGAAGTGCGTTTTTGTAAGAAATGCGGCAGTCCGATGATCATCAAAACCGCCAGCCAAGGTGAATTTAAAGGACGACGATTTTTCACCTGTAGTCGTCAACCTAATTGTACTTACACTGAAAACTACAATGTGGTGTTTGAGTCTGACGACTAA
- a CDS encoding putative quinol monooxygenase has product MPKVILKGFILVPEGELETVKSALPIHMRLTKSEAGCLVFQVVENPDNPLRFDVYEEFTNRDTFEHHQLRVKDSDWGRLTVNVERHYEILDVQE; this is encoded by the coding sequence ATGCCCAAAGTCATATTAAAAGGATTTATATTGGTGCCTGAAGGGGAACTTGAAACGGTAAAAAGTGCGCTGCCTATTCATATGCGATTAACTAAAAGCGAGGCTGGGTGCCTTGTGTTTCAAGTGGTGGAAAACCCTGACAACCCGTTGCGCTTTGATGTGTACGAAGAGTTTACAAATCGAGATACGTTCGAGCACCATCAACTCCGAGTCAAAGATTCAGACTGGGGGCGGCTGACAGTGAATGTTGAGCGCCATTATGAAATTTTGGATGTTCAGGAATAA
- a CDS encoding class I SAM-dependent methyltransferase: MNMKANYHVHEDMYVQARKEGWEGWGGNERISQAILVQRFIELEGAPTFGKLLEVGCGEGHHCRAFFKLGFEVTGIDISPTAISWAKEKARDTGNQGAFYVADLTEKTLEIPEIYDVVIDGNCLHCIIGEDRNTFLGHIYNSLVENGVFFVSSLCAKDSNSYEIIKNDHVYRHVSSQQSLITELEQSGFRVVTANVYEREEINHITIHAVKVVYS; this comes from the coding sequence ATGAATATGAAAGCGAACTACCATGTCCACGAGGATATGTATGTTCAAGCCCGAAAAGAGGGCTGGGAAGGATGGGGAGGCAATGAGCGAATATCGCAAGCCATTCTTGTTCAGCGCTTTATTGAGCTAGAAGGAGCTCCGACTTTTGGCAAACTCTTGGAAGTTGGCTGTGGCGAAGGGCATCACTGTCGAGCATTTTTTAAATTAGGCTTTGAAGTAACAGGTATTGATATTTCACCGACTGCCATATCTTGGGCAAAAGAAAAAGCGAGAGATACTGGCAATCAAGGGGCGTTTTACGTCGCGGACTTGACCGAGAAAACGCTTGAGATTCCAGAGATCTATGATGTGGTGATCGACGGAAACTGTTTACACTGCATCATTGGTGAAGATCGGAATACTTTTCTAGGTCATATCTATAATTCTTTGGTTGAAAATGGCGTTTTCTTTGTGAGCAGCTTGTGTGCCAAAGACAGTAATAGCTACGAAATCATCAAAAATGACCATGTTTATCGACATGTATCTTCACAACAATCTTTGATTACGGAACTAGAACAGTCAGGCTTTCGTGTGGTTACTGCAAACGTCTACGAACGTGAAGAGATAAATCACATTACGATACATGCTGTAAAAGTTGTTTATTCGTGA
- a CDS encoding FUSC family protein: MLSSSTKEAIKAALSIVVAICLALWFQWEKPYWAAIAVAVMALNESFAHSIHKGHNRVWGTLIGIAYALFLIGTFPQDPFLFLSFLTLFLGLCIFMSSDEKYGYIFSMAFTVCALVACMGQFDDQTIFHFAILRLQETVLGVITFSVIYRVIWPVNTEQKFIQKFEDCRTLLLEALKNKHDFNLEALEANSGNINKLYQLLNLPLKGSYRLRQHRRAWLERVNELTHIQEKLLNRGDKSNSNSAEWKALTEQLENFYVDKPQTSLIGVKDSDKIESVNSSLRQGKRTFFQHIKEDKRKVFHGVSMFVTSLLVWIYLPIPGGSIFPMIAAAFSCILPTMPPSVLKDAFFGVIGTGTVILLEYVFLMPLMTELWQLALFYFINTIVIWEVFSTPKMLIHRVLGINLLVVLTSGALNLTPIYRIETPILMLTNILIILLIGKLFSDLFCKPQNVRRV, from the coding sequence ATGCTGAGTTCATCGACTAAAGAAGCAATAAAAGCAGCGCTCTCAATTGTTGTCGCTATTTGCCTTGCACTGTGGTTTCAGTGGGAAAAACCTTATTGGGCGGCCATTGCGGTTGCTGTTATGGCACTAAATGAAAGCTTTGCCCACTCAATTCATAAAGGACACAACCGCGTTTGGGGAACGCTCATCGGAATCGCTTATGCACTTTTCTTAATTGGTACGTTTCCTCAAGATCCATTTTTGTTTTTGAGCTTTTTAACTCTGTTTCTTGGCTTGTGTATTTTCATGTCGAGTGACGAGAAATATGGCTACATATTTTCGATGGCTTTTACGGTTTGTGCGTTAGTTGCTTGTATGGGTCAATTTGATGATCAAACTATATTTCATTTCGCGATATTGCGACTTCAAGAAACAGTTCTAGGTGTAATAACATTCTCTGTTATTTATCGAGTCATTTGGCCAGTAAATACAGAGCAGAAATTCATTCAGAAGTTTGAAGACTGTCGAACGTTGCTACTGGAAGCTCTTAAAAATAAGCACGACTTTAACCTTGAAGCGCTAGAAGCCAATTCAGGAAATATCAACAAGCTTTATCAACTGCTTAACCTACCGTTAAAAGGCAGCTATCGGCTCAGACAGCACCGACGTGCTTGGCTTGAGCGAGTCAACGAACTGACTCACATTCAAGAAAAACTACTAAACCGAGGGGATAAGTCAAATTCAAACAGTGCAGAATGGAAAGCTCTTACCGAACAGTTAGAAAACTTTTATGTAGATAAGCCTCAAACTTCGCTCATTGGTGTCAAAGATAGCGATAAAATAGAAAGCGTTAACTCATCACTTCGCCAAGGAAAACGAACATTTTTCCAACATATCAAAGAGGATAAACGTAAAGTGTTTCACGGGGTGTCGATGTTCGTAACATCATTGCTCGTTTGGATTTATCTCCCAATACCCGGTGGTTCTATTTTTCCTATGATCGCAGCGGCTTTTTCTTGCATCTTACCGACAATGCCACCGAGCGTACTTAAAGATGCTTTCTTTGGTGTTATAGGCACAGGAACCGTAATTCTACTGGAGTACGTGTTTTTGATGCCACTCATGACTGAGCTATGGCAGTTAGCGTTATTTTACTTCATCAACACGATAGTAATTTGGGAGGTATTTTCAACACCCAAAATGCTGATTCATCGAGTTCTAGGGATTAATCTATTGGTTGTACTGACCTCCGGCGCGTTAAACCTGACTCCAATATATAGAATTGAAACACCAATTTTAATGCTGACGAATATTTTAATAATTCTTCTGATCGGCAAATTGTTTTCTGACCTGTTTTGTAAACCTCAAAATGTGCGCAGAGTTTAG
- a CDS encoding DUF1656 domain-containing protein, with protein MNTMPHELVWGEIYFPPLLLVIGLAYVLTTMVTSLATRCGLHKYVAFPALAELSLIVIFTGVIGQFISIF; from the coding sequence ATGAACACAATGCCGCACGAGCTGGTATGGGGTGAAATCTATTTCCCGCCGCTGCTTTTAGTCATCGGATTGGCTTACGTTCTGACCACGATGGTGACTTCGCTAGCAACGAGATGCGGACTACATAAGTACGTTGCATTCCCTGCACTGGCAGAGCTAAGTCTGATTGTCATTTTTACAGGCGTTATTGGCCAATTTATTTCGATCTTTTGA
- a CDS encoding fumarylacetoacetate hydrolase family protein yields the protein MKLATKKNGTRDGLLMVVSKDLTRCVPTTEVFHPRNLAPTMQVALDNWEAVAPQLEEIYTALNNGTVAGFEEFEAHYCESPLPRAYQWADGSAYVNHVELVRKARGAEMPESFWTDPLMYQGGSDAFIGPCDNIEFASDEWGIDFEGEVAVVTGDVPMGASIAEAQESIRLIMLVNDVSLRGLIPAELAKGFGFFQSKPSSAFSPVAVTPDELGDAWYENKVHLPLVSTYNHKPFGRPNAGVDMTFDFADLIVHATKTRPLSAGAIIGSGTVSNKQGTDHGTSIEEGGVGYSCIAEVRMIETIRDGKPATNFMSFGDSIKLEMFDVEGNTIFGAIDQQVSQYLKH from the coding sequence ATGAAATTAGCAACCAAGAAAAATGGGACTCGTGACGGTCTGTTGATGGTCGTGAGCAAAGACTTAACGCGCTGCGTACCCACAACAGAAGTTTTCCACCCGAGAAACCTAGCACCGACCATGCAAGTTGCACTTGATAATTGGGAAGCTGTTGCACCACAGTTGGAAGAAATTTACACCGCACTGAACAACGGCACGGTCGCAGGGTTTGAAGAGTTTGAGGCGCATTACTGTGAGTCTCCGTTACCTCGCGCTTATCAGTGGGCGGATGGCAGTGCTTATGTCAACCATGTCGAGTTGGTTCGTAAAGCGCGCGGCGCAGAAATGCCAGAGAGTTTTTGGACTGATCCTTTGATGTATCAAGGTGGTTCAGATGCGTTTATTGGCCCTTGCGACAATATTGAGTTTGCCAGCGACGAATGGGGTATCGATTTTGAAGGCGAAGTTGCCGTTGTAACTGGCGATGTTCCGATGGGCGCAAGTATTGCTGAGGCGCAAGAATCTATTCGTCTCATTATGTTAGTGAACGATGTCTCGCTACGTGGTTTGATTCCTGCGGAGCTCGCAAAAGGGTTTGGTTTCTTCCAATCTAAACCGTCTTCGGCGTTTTCTCCTGTAGCGGTTACCCCTGATGAATTGGGCGATGCATGGTATGAAAACAAAGTTCATTTACCATTGGTTTCCACTTACAACCACAAGCCGTTTGGTCGCCCTAATGCTGGCGTTGATATGACTTTTGACTTTGCAGACTTAATCGTTCATGCCACAAAAACGCGCCCACTATCGGCTGGCGCAATCATCGGTTCTGGTACGGTGTCTAACAAGCAAGGCACTGACCATGGCACTTCGATTGAGGAAGGTGGCGTTGGTTATTCATGTATCGCGGAAGTCCGTATGATCGAAACCATTCGTGATGGCAAGCCAGCGACAAACTTTATGTCGTTTGGTGATTCGATCAAACTTGAGATGTTTGATGTTGAAGGTAATACTATTTTTGGTGCTATTGATCAGCAAGTTAGTCAATACTTGAAACATTAA
- a CDS encoding DUF4056 domain-containing protein has protein sequence MPSSNQAADMLAGDLTTNQNWYLDESRYPQLTVPQNVRPCCAFGDMQKVKIGPVPVPFFRLSNVVELEEIGPHKFASGIYHYTPSSSSALGHGGSENNGILYTQKGGFIDLAHVRDTADDTMGLFFEILANLGQAHRIDLPAELGPRYIEMASFDASSLTDEQRWSVAAHLAARLAYFKAESHEIAQWHGYASFSGWPETISAYSLEDLYSNMLGSKIVLNLIQQHKMLSEREYNQNVSLLLNASLQELGVVDKSQSKLVLAAVDGKWWNSHESIPNKYMVLQRHYDLGDVQTPHRLTPELLGKENSNLQYLAQSPAIVLTIPASVESLDLDNIAKLVLEVAPSYADTFNHIPKRIWSERIEHTQFAVIAQYAELQDGQEMKALDVAEK, from the coding sequence ATGCCAAGTTCGAATCAGGCCGCTGATATGCTCGCAGGTGATCTGACGACCAATCAAAATTGGTATTTGGATGAGTCTCGCTACCCTCAATTGACCGTACCGCAGAACGTACGCCCGTGTTGTGCCTTTGGGGATATGCAGAAAGTCAAAATTGGACCAGTTCCAGTGCCCTTCTTCAGACTGAGCAACGTTGTCGAACTTGAGGAGATAGGCCCGCACAAGTTTGCCAGCGGGATATATCACTACACACCGTCATCCTCATCGGCATTGGGTCATGGCGGCAGCGAAAATAACGGAATCTTATACACGCAAAAAGGTGGCTTTATCGACCTCGCCCATGTGCGCGATACCGCCGATGACACCATGGGCTTATTTTTCGAGATACTCGCCAACTTAGGCCAAGCCCATCGCATTGATTTACCTGCTGAATTAGGACCAAGATACATCGAGATGGCCTCGTTCGACGCATCTTCTTTAACCGATGAACAAAGGTGGTCTGTGGCCGCTCATTTAGCTGCGCGCTTAGCCTACTTCAAGGCTGAATCCCACGAGATCGCCCAGTGGCACGGCTACGCAAGTTTTTCAGGTTGGCCAGAAACCATTTCCGCCTACTCGCTTGAAGACCTCTACTCCAACATGTTGGGATCTAAAATTGTACTTAACCTCATTCAACAACATAAGATGCTGAGCGAAAGAGAATACAACCAAAATGTAAGTTTACTTCTCAATGCAAGTCTGCAAGAGCTTGGCGTCGTTGATAAATCTCAATCAAAACTGGTATTAGCCGCCGTCGACGGTAAATGGTGGAACTCACACGAGTCAATCCCAAACAAATACATGGTTCTGCAACGTCACTATGACCTAGGAGATGTACAAACGCCCCACCGACTAACACCGGAGTTATTAGGAAAAGAGAACTCGAACTTACAGTATCTCGCGCAATCTCCCGCGATAGTGCTCACCATACCAGCATCTGTAGAGTCGCTGGATCTAGATAACATTGCCAAGTTAGTACTTGAAGTAGCGCCGAGTTACGCAGATACTTTCAACCACATCCCAAAACGTATCTGGTCAGAGCGTATCGAACATACTCAGTTCGCCGTTATTGCGCAGTATGCAGAGTTACAAGATGGTCAAGAAATGAAAGCGCTAGATGTGGCGGAGAAGTAA
- the pdxY gene encoding pyridoxal kinase, whose protein sequence is MKGIISIKTYGVVRHLSSSVTGFPVQRMGLDIWPIHAVQNAQQIQDHEVFVGRSLVDELLALTDGVESFCQLSECGAVIAGYQTDLKFCDSVCELVTRLKEESRQVLYVCHPELAEPIADKESHAPLFESLMPMADVIVSSKNVLEQFTGVKISNVESATQACQKALEMGPKLILVTNIELEEHFTMMLATPKSIYISQRPMLDFETPPAGVGDLTAVVFTACLVKRMSPVAALRHTNNAVYGVLELTYDNGSSELETISGQYEFVEPTFDFPVKKLMALSMV, encoded by the coding sequence ATGAAAGGTATCATTTCAATTAAAACTTACGGCGTAGTTAGGCATTTAAGTAGCAGCGTGACCGGGTTTCCTGTTCAACGAATGGGGTTGGACATATGGCCAATCCACGCTGTTCAAAATGCACAACAAATACAAGACCATGAGGTGTTTGTCGGTAGAAGCCTTGTCGATGAATTACTAGCGTTGACGGATGGAGTAGAAAGCTTCTGCCAGCTATCCGAATGTGGCGCTGTCATTGCGGGTTATCAAACGGACTTAAAGTTCTGCGATTCAGTTTGTGAGTTAGTTACGCGATTAAAGGAGGAAAGTCGCCAAGTACTTTATGTCTGTCACCCAGAGCTAGCTGAGCCTATCGCTGATAAAGAGTCTCACGCTCCATTGTTTGAGAGTCTGATGCCAATGGCCGACGTGATTGTATCGAGTAAGAACGTGCTGGAGCAGTTTACAGGAGTCAAGATTAGTAACGTTGAATCAGCGACGCAGGCTTGCCAAAAGGCCCTCGAAATGGGGCCGAAGCTCATCCTTGTGACAAATATTGAGCTTGAAGAACACTTCACGATGATGCTAGCAACACCGAAATCTATCTATATAAGTCAAAGGCCGATGCTAGATTTTGAAACGCCACCAGCTGGTGTTGGGGACTTAACAGCGGTGGTGTTTACGGCCTGTTTAGTCAAGCGTATGTCTCCGGTTGCAGCGTTACGTCATACCAACAATGCGGTGTATGGCGTACTTGAGTTGACTTATGACAATGGGAGTTCGGAGCTAGAAACGATCTCTGGCCAGTATGAGTTTGTTGAGCCTACGTTTGATTTCCCTGTCAAGAAACTCATGGCGCTCTCGATGGTATAG
- a CDS encoding BamA/TamA family outer membrane protein — protein MTRLLPIVCLFLSEAILAEAANQKSEMQELTSYQQYQAWLENLLLELGADGQFDPKKGIDWSVMPGPFYTPEKKFGIGVSAVGLYKPDINDIDSQPSSITVNGFGSINGAYGVSINNANYLNNDKYRLFVDAELTDSPDVFHGMSVDAGMHNERVNYDRRSYSASITGMTRVLPFTYLGIGLSFFHNEASNAKQENTHIPWIGDDLAEFPSTQRNIGSMLNLTYDSRDFALNASKGRLIELEYQHFSTELGSDNDFERVRLNYSDYRALSSIPGVLAWQIRSESNFGDVSWDQMAMLGGAEALRGYEQGQYRGRNMLITQVEYRQPLSGRHGMVYWLGAGTLAEEFDQLGQDEWLYSVGVGYRFEIKQRVNLRLDIGFGNDQSGFYFAINEAF, from the coding sequence ATGACAAGATTACTTCCTATTGTTTGTCTATTTCTATCTGAAGCAATTCTCGCCGAAGCGGCTAACCAAAAGTCAGAAATGCAAGAACTGACAAGCTATCAGCAATATCAAGCGTGGCTTGAGAACTTATTGCTGGAACTAGGCGCGGATGGTCAGTTCGATCCTAAAAAAGGCATCGACTGGAGTGTCATGCCCGGTCCCTTTTATACTCCAGAGAAAAAGTTTGGTATTGGCGTATCGGCGGTCGGCCTCTATAAGCCAGATATCAATGATATCGACTCCCAGCCAAGCTCTATTACCGTTAACGGTTTTGGGTCAATAAATGGTGCTTATGGGGTATCTATCAACAATGCCAACTACTTAAACAACGATAAATACCGCTTGTTTGTTGACGCTGAACTAACGGATTCTCCCGATGTATTTCATGGTATGAGCGTTGATGCAGGAATGCACAATGAACGAGTTAATTATGACCGACGCAGTTATTCCGCCTCAATCACTGGTATGACGCGTGTATTACCATTTACCTACTTAGGCATAGGGCTCTCCTTTTTCCACAATGAAGCATCCAACGCCAAACAAGAAAATACACACATCCCCTGGATAGGTGATGATTTGGCGGAGTTTCCTAGCACGCAGCGAAATATTGGCAGCATGCTCAACCTCACTTATGACTCTCGGGACTTCGCCCTAAATGCCTCAAAAGGCAGGCTGATTGAGCTTGAATACCAGCACTTCAGCACTGAATTAGGCTCAGATAATGATTTTGAACGTGTGAGGCTTAATTACAGCGATTATCGTGCCCTATCGTCAATTCCTGGTGTTTTGGCCTGGCAAATACGCTCCGAATCCAACTTCGGCGACGTGAGCTGGGATCAAATGGCAATGCTCGGAGGCGCTGAGGCTCTTCGTGGCTATGAACAAGGCCAATATCGCGGCAGAAATATGCTGATTACCCAAGTAGAGTACCGGCAGCCGCTATCTGGGCGCCATGGCATGGTGTACTGGTTAGGAGCAGGCACACTGGCTGAAGAATTTGATCAACTGGGTCAAGACGAATGGCTCTACTCTGTCGGCGTTGGCTACCGATTTGAAATCAAGCAGCGAGTTAACCTGCGCTTAGATATCGGCTTTGGTAACGATCAAAGTGGATTTTATTTTGCAATTAATGAAGCGTTTTAA